The proteins below come from a single Etheostoma spectabile isolate EspeVRDwgs_2016 chromosome 4, UIUC_Espe_1.0, whole genome shotgun sequence genomic window:
- the LOC116688567 gene encoding opioid growth factor receptor: MKVKQTNVYTAHKSQMRTVSFPRRLLLRVMTGFSYNRGFVLGWLWRGLEFLWCCGKKVGWLPIRWFKSIKGQGKPEKNVEDQPNYSEGEEGEEGEEVVEQSRCEGQRENAADGKKAADSNRDLAYERPRLNKDGDTFDSEHEEYRVETTDELYCGYDSTWETEVHPKSTFPRTRRPAASRYYNKFSRFENSARDMQNYRHDYPNQYRPQRFIKPVSDDKPNLKFYLGLTPSLPDGVYIHQFHREWYEKYDKLESVHSYIQWLFPLQEPGMNYEASTLTKEEIKEFCQNSTAKANLLESYKLMLDFYGIRLRDENTGEVKRASNWRDRFDNLNSHTHNNLRITRILKCLATLGYPHYQAPLVCFFLEETLVHKELPNVKDSVLNYFVFAVLDKKQRRSLIKFAYTNYDRKDEFVWCPKKIQMMWSSASKPQKRANGKRGL, from the exons atgaaagtgaaacaGACGAACGTGTATACAGCACATAAATCGCAGATGAGGACCGTGTCCTTTCCCCGCAGACTACTTTTGCGTGTCATGACCGGGTTCAGCTACAACCGAGGCTTTGTTTTGGGGTGGCTATGGCGCGGATTAGAATTTCTATGGTGCTGTGGGAAAAAAGTCGGATGGTTACCGATACGTTGGTTTAAGAGCATCAAGGGCCAAGGTAAACCTGAAAAAAACGTGGAAGACCAACCGAATTACTccgagggggaggagggggaggagggggaggaggtggTCGAGCAGTCTCGCTGTGAGGGTCAAAGGGAGAATGCCGCCGACGGTAAGAAGGCCGCAGACTCCAACCGAGATCTCGCCTACGAGCGGCCGAGACTTAACAAAGATGGTGATACGTTTGACAGCGAGCACGAGGAGTATCGAGTTGAAACCACGGATGAGTTGTACTGTGGCTATGACTCGACCTGGGAGACCGAGGTGCACCCGAAGAGCACATTCCCGAGGACCAGACGACCAGCGGCTTCCAGATAT TACAACAAGTTCAGCAGATTTGAAAATTCTGCTAGAGACATGCAGAACTACAGGCATGACTACCCT AACCAGTACAGGCCGCAACGCTTCATAAAGCCAGTATCT GATGACAAGCCTAATTTGAAGTTCTACCTCGGATTAACGCCCTCTTTACCTGATG GTGTCTACATACACCAGTTCCACAGGGAATGGTATGAAAAGTATGATAAACTGGAGTCGGTTCACTCCTACATTCAGTG GTTGTTCCCCCTGCAGGAACCAGGGATGAACTATGAGGCCAGTACACtgacaaaagaagaaataaag GAGTTTTGCCAAAATAGCACTGCAAAGGCCAATCTATTGGAGTCGTACAAGCTCATGTTGGACTTCTATGGTATCAGGTTGCGTGATGAAAACACAGGAGAAGTCAAGAGAGCATCAAACTGGAGAGACAGATTTGATAACCTTAACAG TCACACTCATAACAACCTGCGTATCACCCGCATCCTCAAGTGCCTGGCAACCCTGGGGTATCCTCACTACCAAGCCCCCTTGGTTTGCTTCTTCCTGGAGGAGACTCTCGTCCACAAAGAACTCCCAAATGTCAAGGACAGTGTTCTAAACTACTTTGTGTTTGCTGTCCTTGATAAGAAACAACGCAGGAGTCTCATCAAGTTTGCCTATACAAACTATGACCGTAAAGATGAGTTTGTTTGGTGCCCGAAGAAAATTCAGATGATGTGGTCGTCGGCGTCAAAGCCACAAAAGCGAGCGAATGGCAAAAGAGGCTTGTGA